One window of Brachybacterium ginsengisoli genomic DNA carries:
- a CDS encoding alanine racemase, translating into MSPRAVAARAATARAVTAEDKSFPAGLVGRDVTALEEPLASFSTPLLVLDGPGMAHNLQVMANWVAERGLELMPHGKTTMAPVLWHRQLDAGATGITVATGWQADVALRAGIPTVQIANMCVDPVLLRRLDAWLAERPAQELVCWADSLAAVDLMEQALPEGSRLGVLVELGAEGGRTGARTEVEALAIAERLAASPVLTLRGVSGYEGALGHDRSEAALETVREYCERLAALGAGVRDLVGGTVWITAGGSAYPDLVAAAIAGVPGTRGVLRSGAYIVHDSGFYRGISPLDRDRGLPEAEALLPAMRAYARVVSQPEPGLALLDAGKRDVPFDEGLPVPLAVADSLGGTERPLRAEVTALNDQHTFLRWEGEAPVAIGDVVTLGLSHPCTAFDKWRLIPVVDAGGIVTEAVETFF; encoded by the coding sequence ATGAGCCCCCGTGCTGTCGCCGCCCGTGCTGCCACCGCCCGCGCTGTCACCGCCGAGGACAAGTCCTTCCCCGCCGGGCTCGTCGGCCGCGACGTCACCGCGCTGGAGGAGCCGCTAGCGAGCTTCTCCACCCCGCTGCTGGTGCTCGACGGCCCCGGGATGGCACACAACCTCCAGGTCATGGCCAACTGGGTCGCCGAGCGCGGCCTCGAGCTGATGCCCCACGGGAAGACCACCATGGCCCCGGTGCTGTGGCACCGCCAGCTCGACGCGGGCGCCACGGGCATCACGGTCGCCACCGGCTGGCAGGCCGACGTGGCGCTGCGCGCCGGGATCCCCACGGTGCAGATCGCGAACATGTGCGTGGACCCCGTTCTGCTGCGGCGCCTGGACGCCTGGCTCGCGGAGCGTCCCGCGCAGGAGCTCGTGTGCTGGGCCGACTCCCTGGCCGCCGTGGACCTCATGGAGCAGGCGCTGCCGGAGGGCTCCCGCCTCGGCGTGCTCGTGGAGCTCGGGGCCGAGGGCGGGCGCACCGGTGCCCGCACCGAGGTCGAGGCCCTCGCGATCGCCGAGCGCCTCGCCGCCTCGCCCGTGCTCACGCTGCGCGGGGTGAGCGGCTACGAGGGCGCGCTCGGCCACGACCGCAGCGAGGCCGCGCTCGAGACGGTGCGCGAGTACTGCGAGCGCCTCGCCGCGCTCGGGGCGGGCGTGCGGGATCTGGTCGGCGGCACCGTCTGGATCACCGCCGGGGGCAGCGCCTACCCCGATCTCGTCGCCGCCGCGATCGCGGGGGTGCCCGGCACTCGCGGGGTGCTGCGCTCGGGGGCGTACATCGTCCACGACAGCGGCTTCTACCGGGGCATCTCGCCCCTGGACCGCGACCGCGGCCTGCCCGAGGCCGAGGCGCTGCTGCCCGCGATGCGCGCCTACGCCCGGGTGGTCTCACAGCCCGAGCCGGGCCTCGCCCTGCTCGATGCCGGCAAGCGCGACGTTCCCTTCGACGAGGGCCTGCCCGTGCCGCTCGCGGTCGCCGACTCCCTCGGCGGGACGGAGCGGCCGCTCCGCGCGGAGGTGACGGCGCTGAACGACCAGCACACCTTCCTGCGCTGGGAGGGGGAGGCCCCGGTCGCGATCGGCGACGTGGTGACGCTCGGCCTCTCCCACCCGTGCACCGCCTTCGACAAATGGCGCCTGATCCCCGTCGTCGACGCCGGCGGGATCGTGACGGAGGCGGTGGAGACGTTCTTCTGA
- a CDS encoding bifunctional 4-hydroxy-2-oxoglutarate aldolase/2-dehydro-3-deoxy-phosphogluconate aldolase: MSAHRTDSPQRADSPEHTDSAAYFDAAFAASPLMAILRGMGVERSLELATTAWDLGIDAVELPLQTDVDAEALAAVVAAGRERGKQVGAGTVLDAATVEVAASAGAAFTVSPGLDLAVVRASEEAGLASLPGVASATEVQHAHVAGLRWLKAFPASLLGAGWFPAMAGPFPQTRFVATGGMNARNAAEFLDAGVRVVAVGSALEDPAEIARLAEVIAR; the protein is encoded by the coding sequence ATGAGCGCCCACCGCACCGACAGCCCGCAGCGCGCCGACAGTCCTGAACACACCGACAGCGCCGCCTACTTCGACGCCGCCTTCGCCGCCTCGCCCCTGATGGCGATCCTTCGCGGCATGGGCGTGGAGCGCAGCCTGGAGCTCGCGACGACCGCCTGGGACCTCGGCATCGACGCCGTCGAGCTCCCGCTGCAGACCGACGTCGATGCCGAGGCGCTCGCCGCCGTCGTCGCCGCCGGGCGCGAGCGCGGCAAGCAGGTCGGCGCCGGCACCGTGCTGGACGCTGCCACCGTGGAGGTCGCCGCCTCCGCCGGCGCCGCCTTCACCGTCAGCCCCGGGCTGGACCTCGCGGTGGTCCGCGCGAGCGAGGAGGCCGGGCTCGCCTCCCTGCCCGGCGTCGCCTCCGCCACCGAGGTGCAGCACGCCCACGTCGCGGGCCTGCGCTGGCTGAAGGCCTTCCCGGCCTCGCTGCTGGGGGCCGGCTGGTTCCCCGCCATGGCCGGTCCGTTCCCGCAGACGCGCTTCGTCGCGACCGGCGGGATGAACGCCCGCAACGCGGCCGAGTTCCTCGACGCCGGCGTGCGCGTGGTGGCCGTGGGCAGCGCGCTCGAGGACCCCGCCGAGATCGCCCGCCTCGCCGAGGTGATCGCCCGATGA
- a CDS encoding GNAT family N-acetyltransferase, with product MPHAPALRLATSSDLDVLAARDRHLRPERLAASIAAGQVLVVDGREGILGWLRWGFFWDEIPFMNMLFVLVPARGRGLGGSLVEDWEARARADGHDAVLTSTRSDEAAQHFYRRRGYADAGVLLLPDEPAELLLRKELR from the coding sequence ATGCCGCACGCCCCCGCCCTCCGCCTCGCCACGTCGTCGGACCTCGACGTCCTCGCCGCCCGTGACCGGCACCTTCGCCCGGAGAGGCTCGCGGCCTCGATCGCGGCCGGGCAGGTGCTCGTCGTCGACGGGCGAGAGGGGATCCTCGGATGGCTCCGATGGGGGTTCTTCTGGGACGAGATCCCGTTCATGAACATGTTGTTCGTGCTCGTGCCCGCCAGAGGCCGTGGACTGGGCGGCAGTCTGGTCGAGGACTGGGAGGCGCGTGCGCGGGCCGACGGCCACGACGCGGTGCTCACCTCGACCCGGTCCGACGAGGCCGCCCAGCACTTCTACCGCCGCCGCGGCTACGCCGATGCGGGGGTCCTGCTGCTCCCGGACGAGCCCGCGGAGCTCCTCCTGCGCAAGGAGCTGCGGTGA